In one window of Gemmatimonadota bacterium DNA:
- the lpxC gene encoding UDP-3-O-[3-hydroxymyristoyl] N-acetylglucosamine deacetylase has product MRRTIQRPAELAGTGLHTGATVRLRVAPARGGAGVRFRRIDLDPPVEIAATLDAVGGTERRTVLAAGDTRIETVEHLLAAAAAAEIDDLLVLVDGPELPILDGSFAPYCALLSAGGILAVAGRRRALVVDAPFEVREGDARYLVEPAGGCRLEVTLEHVEPVIGRQHAVFAPGDEPFVTAIAPARTYGFLAEVEALRARGLLAGASADAAIVLSATAPLNTTLRWPEEFARHKVGDLLGDLALLGGPLRAAVRAWRPSHRGNIACARAIAARARPVEEE; this is encoded by the coding sequence GTGCGCCGGACCATCCAGCGGCCGGCTGAGCTTGCCGGGACGGGGCTCCACACCGGCGCCACCGTGCGGCTTCGGGTGGCGCCGGCCCGGGGCGGGGCAGGCGTCCGCTTCCGGCGGATCGACCTGGACCCGCCAGTAGAGATCGCCGCGACCCTCGACGCCGTGGGCGGCACCGAGCGGCGCACCGTGCTGGCGGCAGGCGACACCCGGATCGAGACCGTGGAGCACCTGCTGGCGGCGGCCGCGGCGGCAGAGATCGACGACCTGCTCGTGCTGGTCGACGGCCCCGAGCTGCCGATCCTGGACGGGTCCTTCGCGCCGTACTGTGCGCTGCTCAGTGCCGGTGGGATCCTCGCCGTGGCGGGACGGCGGCGCGCCCTCGTGGTCGATGCGCCGTTCGAGGTGCGGGAGGGTGACGCCCGGTACCTGGTCGAGCCGGCGGGCGGCTGCCGGCTCGAGGTGACGCTCGAGCATGTGGAGCCGGTGATCGGCCGGCAGCACGCGGTGTTCGCCCCCGGGGACGAGCCGTTCGTCACCGCGATCGCACCGGCCCGCACCTACGGGTTCCTGGCGGAGGTGGAGGCGCTGCGGGCGCGGGGCCTGCTGGCGGGAGCGAGCGCCGACGCGGCCATCGTGCTCAGCGCCACCGCGCCGCTCAACACCACGCTCCGCTGGCCGGAGGAGTTCGCGCGGCATAAGGTGGGAGACCTGCTGGGGGATCTCGCGCTGCTCGGCGGCCCGCTCCGCGCCGCGGTGCGGGCGTGGCGCCCCAGCCATCGCGGCAATATCGCCTGCGCGCGCGCCATCGCGGCCCGCGCCCGACCCGTCGAGGAGGAGTGA
- a CDS encoding Gfo/Idh/MocA family oxidoreductase: MRPRVRVGVIGVGALGWHHARHLAAMPDAELVGVFDIRPDRARFVAGQLGTRAFATREELLARCEALTVAVPTSVHGEVGLAALAAGRPVLMEKPLAATLPEADRLLAAAAQAGVLLQVGHIERFNPALRAALPYLDRPLFIEGERLAPFQPRGTDVPVVLDLMIHELDLILHLAGGPEAVDVRANGAAVLSPLLDVAHARVEFATGLVASVTASRIAERRVRKLRIYQEEGYLALDLATGQGEFLRLRNGWMPGGARALTDVAERIPLEAPAADALRLELESFLHAVRGDREAVVTGGEGRAALDLALRVAEAIRLAAPASQLEP; the protein is encoded by the coding sequence GTGAGGCCGCGGGTGCGGGTCGGCGTGATCGGCGTCGGCGCGCTGGGCTGGCATCATGCCCGGCACCTCGCCGCGATGCCGGACGCGGAGCTGGTGGGCGTCTTCGACATCCGGCCGGACCGGGCCCGCTTCGTGGCGGGGCAGCTGGGCACCCGCGCCTTCGCCACCCGCGAGGAACTGCTGGCCCGCTGTGAGGCGCTGACCGTCGCCGTCCCGACGTCCGTCCATGGCGAGGTGGGACTCGCCGCACTTGCCGCTGGCCGGCCGGTGCTGATGGAAAAGCCCCTGGCCGCCACCCTCCCGGAGGCCGACCGGCTGCTCGCCGCCGCGGCACAGGCCGGGGTGCTGCTCCAGGTGGGGCACATCGAGCGCTTCAACCCGGCCCTGCGCGCGGCGCTGCCCTACCTCGACCGGCCGCTGTTCATCGAGGGGGAGCGCCTGGCGCCCTTCCAGCCCCGCGGGACCGACGTGCCGGTGGTGCTGGACCTCATGATCCACGAGCTCGACCTCATCCTGCACCTCGCCGGCGGGCCGGAGGCGGTCGACGTACGGGCCAACGGTGCCGCCGTACTCTCACCCCTGCTCGACGTGGCCCACGCCCGGGTCGAGTTTGCCACCGGGTTGGTGGCGAGCGTGACCGCCTCCCGCATCGCCGAGCGGCGGGTCCGGAAGCTCCGGATCTACCAGGAGGAGGGGTACCTGGCGCTGGACCTGGCCACGGGTCAGGGGGAGTTTCTCCGGCTGCGGAACGGCTGGATGCCGGGTGGGGCCAGGGCCCTGACCGACGTCGCCGAGCGGATCCCCCTCGAGGCGCCCGCGGCCGACGCCCTTCGGCTGGAGCTCGAGAGCTTCCTGCACGCCGTCCGCGGGGACAGGGAGGCGGTGGTGACGGGCGGGGAGGGCCGGGCCGCGCTGGACCTCGCGCTCCGGGTGGCGGAGGCGATCCGCCTCGCGGCCCCGGCCTCCCAGCTCGAGCCGTGA
- the fabZ gene encoding 3-hydroxyacyl-ACP dehydratase FabZ has protein sequence MDAAQIMDLLPHRYPFLLVDRIVEVQGKQKIIGLKNVTINEPFFQGHFPGHPIMPGVLIVEAMAQTGGLLLMEQITDRANKVVYFMALDEVKFRKPVVPGDQLRMEVEMLQFRGKTARMKGMAYVDGQVVTEAVMLACVVDK, from the coding sequence ATGGACGCTGCCCAGATCATGGACCTGCTCCCGCACCGTTACCCGTTCCTGCTGGTGGACCGGATCGTGGAGGTGCAGGGCAAGCAGAAGATCATCGGGCTCAAGAACGTCACGATCAACGAGCCGTTCTTCCAGGGCCACTTTCCCGGCCACCCGATCATGCCGGGGGTGCTGATCGTGGAGGCAATGGCCCAGACCGGCGGCCTGCTCCTGATGGAGCAGATCACCGACCGCGCCAACAAGGTCGTCTACTTCATGGCGCTCGACGAGGTGAAGTTCCGGAAGCCCGTGGTGCCCGGGGACCAGCTGCGGATGGAGGTCGAGATGCTGCAGTTCCGCGGCAAGACCGCCCGGATGAAGGGCATGGCGTACGTGGACGGCCAGGTGGTCACCGAGGCCGTGATGCTCGCGTGCGTGGTCGACAAGTGA
- a CDS encoding ATP-dependent Clp protease ATP-binding subunit: protein MNGYNFTDRVRKVLQMAREEAARLHHEYVGTEHILLGLIREGEGVAAAVLQNLNVDLEEIQQKIEETVKKGKAAAATGPDLPYTSRAKKVLELAMTEARELNHSYVGTEHLLLGLLREEKGIAAQVLTDAGVNLEQSRAETLRLLGSDMPQPPAQGGASPQPAAAPKSEKKSKTPALDHFCRDLTQLAAEGQLDPTIGRAKEIERVMEILARRKKNNPVLIGEPGVGKTAIVEGLALMIANGLCPDVLKDHRVLSLDMAAVIAGTKYRGQFEERLKAVMNEIAQNKQIILFIDELHTLVGAGAAEGAIDASNMLKPALARGELQCVGASTLNEYRKYIEKDGALERRFQTVMVDPPSIDETIEILKGLRKKYEDHHRVVIPDETLADAAKLSERYITDRFLPDKAIDVIDEAGARARLASQVPPAEVANLKADLEKVNLEKEDAVRDQNFERAAALRDKERDLQTQIRLKQEEWEKERQTRRPVISEEDIAFIVSRWTGIPVTRLQEHETARLLRMEDELHESVVGQDEAIKAISRAIRRSRAGLKDPKHPIGSFIFCGPTGVGKTELARALAKFLFADAAALIRVDMSEYMEKFSVSRLIGAPPGYVGYEDSGTLTKAIRRKPYSVVLLDEIEKAHPDVFNILLQVLDEGHLTDNYGRVIDFKNTVVIMTSNVGARDIMQGKTLGFHGQDFKTSFDKMQEKIKDEIQKVFNPEFINRIDDLIVFHPLDKEHIARIVAILVREVQRRVGEETLRLTPAATEFLVEHGYDQNYGARPLKRAIQKYIEDPLSEKLLLGEFTKTDEIEVDVAPDGERLAFRALSGTKA from the coding sequence ATGAACGGATACAACTTCACCGACCGGGTTCGGAAGGTGCTGCAGATGGCGCGCGAGGAAGCGGCGCGGCTGCACCACGAATACGTGGGCACCGAGCACATCCTCCTCGGTCTCATCCGTGAGGGTGAGGGCGTGGCGGCGGCCGTGCTGCAGAACCTGAATGTCGACCTCGAGGAGATCCAGCAGAAGATCGAGGAGACGGTCAAGAAGGGGAAGGCGGCGGCCGCGACCGGCCCCGATCTTCCCTACACCTCGCGCGCCAAGAAGGTGCTCGAGCTGGCAATGACGGAGGCCCGGGAGCTCAACCACAGCTACGTGGGCACCGAGCACCTGCTGTTGGGTCTGCTGCGCGAGGAGAAGGGCATCGCGGCCCAGGTGCTGACCGACGCCGGGGTGAACCTGGAGCAGAGCCGGGCGGAGACGCTGCGCCTGCTCGGCAGCGACATGCCCCAGCCGCCGGCGCAGGGCGGGGCCTCGCCCCAGCCGGCCGCGGCGCCCAAGTCCGAGAAGAAGTCGAAGACCCCGGCCCTCGACCACTTCTGCCGGGACCTGACCCAGCTCGCCGCCGAGGGCCAGCTCGACCCGACCATCGGGCGCGCCAAGGAGATCGAGCGGGTGATGGAGATCCTGGCCCGGCGCAAGAAGAACAACCCGGTCCTGATCGGCGAGCCGGGGGTGGGCAAGACGGCCATCGTCGAGGGCCTGGCCCTGATGATCGCCAACGGCCTGTGCCCCGACGTGCTCAAGGACCACCGGGTGCTGTCGCTCGACATGGCGGCGGTGATCGCGGGGACCAAGTATCGCGGGCAGTTCGAGGAGCGGCTCAAGGCCGTGATGAACGAGATCGCGCAGAACAAGCAGATCATCCTGTTCATCGACGAGCTGCACACGCTGGTGGGCGCCGGAGCCGCCGAGGGCGCCATCGACGCATCCAACATGCTCAAGCCCGCGCTGGCGCGGGGCGAGCTGCAGTGCGTCGGCGCCTCGACCCTCAACGAGTACCGCAAGTACATCGAGAAGGACGGGGCGCTGGAGCGGCGCTTCCAGACCGTCATGGTCGATCCGCCCTCCATCGACGAGACCATCGAGATCCTCAAGGGGCTGCGCAAGAAGTACGAGGACCATCACCGGGTGGTGATCCCCGACGAGACCCTGGCCGACGCCGCGAAGCTCTCCGAGCGGTACATCACCGACCGGTTCCTGCCGGACAAGGCCATCGACGTGATCGACGAGGCCGGCGCGCGCGCGCGGCTGGCCTCGCAGGTGCCGCCGGCCGAGGTGGCCAACCTCAAGGCCGACCTCGAGAAGGTGAACCTCGAGAAGGAAGACGCGGTCCGCGACCAGAACTTCGAGCGGGCGGCTGCGCTGCGCGACAAGGAGCGGGACCTCCAGACCCAGATCCGCCTCAAGCAGGAGGAGTGGGAGAAGGAGCGCCAGACCCGCCGGCCGGTGATCAGCGAGGAGGACATCGCCTTCATCGTCTCGCGCTGGACCGGGATCCCGGTCACCCGGCTGCAGGAGCACGAGACCGCCCGGCTGCTCCGCATGGAAGACGAGCTGCACGAGAGCGTGGTGGGCCAGGACGAGGCCATCAAGGCCATCTCGCGGGCCATCCGGCGCTCGCGCGCCGGGCTCAAGGACCCGAAGCACCCGATCGGCTCGTTCATCTTCTGCGGCCCCACCGGGGTCGGGAAGACCGAGCTGGCGCGGGCCCTGGCCAAGTTCCTGTTCGCCGACGCCGCCGCCCTGATCCGGGTGGACATGTCGGAGTACATGGAGAAGTTCTCGGTGAGCCGCCTGATCGGCGCGCCCCCGGGCTACGTGGGCTACGAGGACAGCGGGACGCTCACCAAGGCGATCCGGCGCAAGCCCTACTCGGTGGTGCTGCTCGACGAGATCGAGAAGGCGCATCCCGACGTGTTCAACATCCTGCTGCAGGTGCTCGATGAAGGCCACCTGACCGACAACTACGGCCGGGTGATCGACTTCAAGAACACCGTCGTGATCATGACCTCGAACGTCGGGGCGCGCGACATCATGCAGGGGAAGACGCTGGGCTTCCACGGCCAGGACTTCAAGACCTCGTTCGACAAGATGCAGGAGAAGATCAAGGACGAGATCCAGAAGGTCTTCAACCCCGAGTTCATCAACCGGATCGACGACCTCATCGTCTTCCACCCGCTCGACAAGGAGCACATCGCCCGGATCGTCGCGATCCTGGTGCGCGAGGTGCAGCGCCGGGTCGGCGAGGAGACCCTCCGGCTGACCCCGGCGGCCACCGAGTTCCTGGTGGAGCACGGGTACGACCAGAACTACGGGGCCCGCCCGCTCAAGCGGGCCATCCAGAAGTACATCGAGGACCCGCTCAGCGAGAAGCTGCTGCTCGGCGAGTTCACGAAGACCGACGAGATCGAGGTGGATGTCGCCCCTGACGGCGAACGCCTCGCCTTCCGCGCCTTGAGCGGCACCAAGGCCTGA
- the bamA gene encoding outer membrane protein assembly factor BamA: MILSRAFLTLSLLAVLSGPLTAQDAGPPTPVLDSVAVEGNVRLTAQQIIGTAGLLIGQPTNYRDIQRALTALFRSGQFDDVAVRQGEDTLGTVILVIRVTERPLLTRWTVKGVERLSERSVKERVRLAEGRPIDRAAVQRGVGAIDSLYHAQGYYAARVRVIETAPAPGQVGIVFDVDEGNRVAISQVQVEGNTRYSDKALVKRMSTRPEGFFWWQKGQYDDDKLQQDVRERLPGWYGSHGYIDFQVTHDSVAVDSGNGKAVLHLAVEEGPAYTIGTFQIAGNRRFSTEDLMAIYPFGPDGGAGQAFNSEQWASATSEVGDLYSNNGYIYARVEPEESRRTGPGGEPLIDLKWTIREGEPATINKINIVGNDVTHERVVREAIVLIPGELFNRDRLIRSYQNVSNLGFFQQPMAPPDVRPTENGVDVDITFRVEERRTGNINFGASLGQGTGLGGFLGLEEPNLFGRGKRGRLMWQFGRNINDFTLSYTDPAIRETRTSGTITLFNSRQRFTVGDLGRRRQVGGNLQLGFPFFGSRFTRIFASYGLQQIRYTGGSADLRQQFRCERCTRSTVGGSIVRDTRVGLPFATGGALTNATVELNGGVLGGTGNYRKLDFESRYYAPLGSAGGNAAMGSGVQFVLGLTAKSGFIFGDAGPFYTELYSLGGTQFGIPLRGYDEFSITPNGFDPSAGGSAAASVNSFGKAYAAFTVEAGARVSQSLYFSSFLDAGNVYRSTRQYDPSRLFRGAGFGVAVLSPLGPIGIDLGYGFDKVNRRGDPRPGWQLHFKLGNFF, encoded by the coding sequence ATGATCCTCTCACGCGCGTTCCTGACGCTCTCCCTGCTCGCCGTCCTGTCCGGGCCGCTGACCGCCCAGGACGCCGGTCCGCCCACCCCCGTGCTCGACAGCGTGGCGGTGGAGGGCAATGTCCGGCTGACGGCCCAGCAGATCATCGGTACCGCGGGCCTGCTCATCGGCCAGCCCACCAACTACCGCGACATCCAGCGGGCGCTGACCGCGCTGTTCCGGTCGGGCCAGTTCGATGACGTGGCGGTGCGCCAGGGCGAGGACACGCTGGGCACCGTGATCCTGGTCATCCGCGTCACCGAGCGCCCGCTGCTCACCCGCTGGACGGTGAAGGGCGTGGAGCGGCTGTCGGAGCGCAGCGTCAAGGAGCGGGTGCGGCTGGCGGAGGGGCGGCCGATCGACCGCGCGGCGGTGCAGCGCGGCGTCGGGGCCATCGATTCGCTCTACCACGCCCAGGGATACTACGCGGCGCGGGTCCGCGTGATCGAGACGGCGCCCGCCCCCGGCCAGGTGGGGATCGTCTTCGACGTGGACGAGGGGAACCGGGTGGCGATCAGTCAGGTCCAGGTCGAGGGCAACACCCGCTACAGTGACAAGGCGCTGGTCAAGCGCATGAGCACCCGTCCCGAGGGCTTCTTCTGGTGGCAGAAGGGCCAGTACGACGACGACAAGCTGCAGCAGGACGTCCGGGAGCGGCTCCCCGGCTGGTACGGCAGCCATGGGTACATCGACTTCCAGGTGACCCACGACTCCGTCGCGGTGGACAGCGGCAACGGCAAGGCGGTGCTTCACCTGGCGGTGGAGGAGGGGCCGGCCTACACCATCGGGACCTTCCAGATCGCGGGCAACCGGCGCTTCAGCACCGAAGACCTGATGGCCATCTACCCCTTCGGCCCGGACGGCGGCGCGGGGCAGGCCTTCAACAGCGAGCAGTGGGCCAGCGCCACCAGCGAGGTGGGCGACCTCTACAGCAACAACGGCTACATCTACGCGCGGGTGGAGCCCGAGGAGAGCCGGCGCACCGGCCCGGGCGGCGAGCCGCTGATCGACCTCAAGTGGACCATCCGCGAGGGCGAGCCGGCGACGATCAACAAGATCAACATCGTCGGCAACGACGTCACCCACGAGCGCGTGGTCCGCGAGGCGATCGTGCTGATCCCGGGGGAGCTGTTCAACCGGGACCGGCTGATCCGCAGCTACCAGAACGTCTCCAACCTCGGGTTCTTCCAGCAGCCCATGGCCCCGCCGGACGTGCGCCCCACCGAGAACGGGGTGGACGTCGACATCACCTTCCGGGTGGAAGAGCGGCGCACCGGCAACATCAACTTCGGCGCCTCGCTCGGGCAGGGCACCGGCCTGGGCGGGTTCCTGGGGCTCGAGGAGCCGAACCTCTTCGGCCGGGGCAAGCGCGGACGGCTGATGTGGCAGTTCGGCCGCAACATCAACGACTTCACCCTGAGCTATACCGATCCCGCCATCCGCGAGACCCGGACGTCCGGCACGATCACGCTGTTCAACTCGCGCCAGCGCTTCACGGTGGGCGACCTGGGCCGGCGCCGGCAGGTCGGCGGCAACCTGCAGCTGGGCTTCCCCTTCTTCGGCTCGCGCTTCACCCGGATTTTCGCCTCGTACGGCCTGCAGCAGATCCGCTACACCGGCGGATCCGCCGACCTGCGGCAGCAGTTCCGCTGCGAACGCTGCACCCGCTCCACGGTGGGCGGCAGCATCGTGCGCGATACCCGGGTCGGCCTGCCGTTCGCCACGGGCGGCGCGCTCACGAATGCCACCGTGGAGCTCAATGGCGGGGTGCTCGGCGGCACCGGCAACTATCGCAAGCTCGATTTCGAGAGCCGCTATTACGCGCCGCTCGGCTCCGCCGGCGGCAACGCGGCGATGGGCAGCGGGGTGCAGTTCGTGCTGGGCCTGACGGCCAAGAGCGGCTTCATCTTCGGCGACGCCGGGCCGTTCTACACCGAGCTCTACTCCCTCGGCGGCACCCAGTTCGGCATCCCGCTGCGCGGCTACGACGAGTTCTCCATCACCCCGAACGGATTCGATCCGAGCGCCGGCGGCAGCGCCGCCGCCAGCGTCAACTCCTTCGGCAAGGCGTACGCGGCCTTCACCGTCGAGGCCGGCGCGCGGGTGAGCCAGTCGTTGTACTTCAGCAGCTTCCTCGACGCCGGCAACGTCTACCGGTCCACCCGCCAGTACGACCCCAGCCGCCTCTTCCGCGGCGCCGGCTTCGGCGTGGCCGTGCTCTCGCCCCTGGGGCCGATCGGCATCGACCTCGGCTACGGGTTCGACAAGGTCAACCGGCGCGGCGACCCGCGACCGGGGTGGCAGCTGCACTTCAAGCTCGGCAACTTCTTCTAG
- the lpxA gene encoding acyl-ACP--UDP-N-acetylglucosamine O-acyltransferase, translating to MRGRQVTLADVHPTAVIDPGAELGRGVQVGAYTVIGPGVLVGDGCRIGPHAVLERNVRLAPEVTLGAGVVLGGAPQDVKYRDEETWVEVGPRTIIREYSTVHRATAATGTTRVGADCFLMTYVHVAHDCQVGDGVTIANSTQLSGHIVIEERATVSGLCALHQFITIGTHAFVGGSSRLPQDIPPYVTAVGNPVRLFGLNTVGLTRAGFPAATLTALKHAYRLLFNSDRPRREAMAELADSAARVPEVARLLAFVAGTRRGVPA from the coding sequence GTGCGTGGTCGACAAGTGACCCTGGCGGACGTGCACCCCACCGCCGTGATCGATCCCGGGGCCGAGCTGGGCCGCGGGGTGCAGGTCGGGGCCTACACGGTCATCGGGCCGGGGGTGCTGGTGGGGGACGGATGCCGGATCGGGCCGCACGCGGTACTGGAGCGGAACGTGCGCCTGGCCCCGGAGGTGACCCTCGGGGCGGGCGTGGTGCTGGGCGGCGCGCCCCAGGACGTGAAGTACCGCGACGAGGAGACCTGGGTGGAGGTGGGACCCCGGACCATCATCCGCGAGTACAGCACGGTGCACCGCGCCACCGCCGCGACCGGGACGACGCGGGTGGGGGCAGACTGCTTCCTGATGACGTACGTCCACGTGGCCCACGACTGCCAGGTCGGCGACGGCGTGACCATCGCCAACTCCACTCAGCTGTCGGGGCATATCGTCATCGAGGAGCGGGCCACCGTGAGCGGGCTGTGCGCCCTGCACCAGTTCATCACCATCGGGACCCACGCCTTCGTCGGGGGTTCCTCCCGCCTGCCGCAGGACATCCCGCCGTACGTAACCGCCGTGGGGAACCCGGTGCGCCTGTTCGGGCTCAACACGGTGGGGCTCACCCGCGCGGGATTCCCCGCGGCCACCCTCACGGCCCTCAAGCACGCCTATCGCCTGCTGTTCAACAGCGACCGCCCGCGCCGCGAGGCGATGGCCGAGCTCGCCGACTCGGCGGCACGCGTGCCGGAGGTGGCCCGGCTGCTCGCCTTTGTCGCGGGGACGCGGCGCGGGGTGCCCGCGTGA
- a CDS encoding protein arginine kinase: MIDLSLLPDGGMAWLDGSGPASHLVLSTRIRLARNLETYPFGTRSSVTQREAVLQDVLGAARETVSLRDALLFRLDRLAEPDRQMLHERHLVSRELAGSGEGRGVRPGSAVLVQARAGVMLNEEDHLRLQGLRSGFDLEAAYQDVDRVDTELGQRLPFAFHPEFGYLTSCPTNVGTGLRASVLIHLPGLVLTKEITKVLQGLAQVGLTFRGLYGEGSEVVGNFFQLSNQTTLGKTERELLDHLAKMVRQVMEYEEQAREVLVRDVPTIIEDKVWRAYALLRYARTLSFDETMNLLSGVRLGVGLGLVDRCGLYTLNKLLIHTQPAHLAAQAGVGVEDPDLNERRARYVRGMLEDDAGRRGQSP, translated from the coding sequence GTGATCGACCTGAGCCTGCTCCCCGACGGCGGGATGGCGTGGCTGGACGGGAGCGGCCCGGCCAGTCACCTGGTCCTGTCGACCCGGATCCGCCTGGCCCGCAACCTCGAGACCTACCCCTTCGGCACCCGGAGCTCGGTGACGCAGCGGGAAGCGGTGCTGCAGGACGTGCTCGGGGCGGCCCGCGAGACCGTCTCCCTGCGGGATGCGCTGCTGTTCCGGCTGGACCGGCTGGCGGAGCCGGACCGCCAGATGCTCCACGAGCGGCACCTCGTGAGCCGCGAGCTGGCCGGGTCGGGGGAGGGGCGGGGGGTCCGTCCCGGGTCGGCGGTGCTGGTCCAGGCCCGGGCCGGGGTGATGCTGAACGAGGAGGACCACCTGCGATTGCAGGGTCTGCGGTCGGGCTTCGATCTGGAGGCCGCGTACCAGGATGTCGACCGCGTGGACACCGAACTGGGACAACGACTTCCTTTCGCTTTTCACCCTGAGTTTGGTTACCTTACCTCGTGTCCGACCAATGTCGGCACGGGGCTCCGGGCCTCGGTGCTTATCCACTTGCCGGGCTTGGTCTTGACCAAGGAAATCACCAAGGTCCTGCAGGGTCTGGCGCAGGTCGGGCTGACCTTTCGGGGCTTGTACGGCGAGGGCAGCGAGGTCGTCGGGAATTTCTTCCAGTTGTCCAACCAGACCACGCTCGGCAAGACGGAGCGCGAACTGCTGGATCACCTGGCCAAGATGGTCCGGCAGGTGATGGAGTACGAGGAGCAGGCCCGCGAGGTGCTGGTGCGGGACGTGCCGACGATCATCGAGGACAAGGTCTGGCGGGCGTACGCGCTCCTGCGGTATGCGCGGACCCTCTCCTTCGACGAGACCATGAACCTGCTCTCGGGCGTGCGGCTCGGGGTGGGGCTGGGGCTGGTCGACCGCTGCGGGTTGTACACGCTGAACAAGCTGCTCATCCACACCCAGCCGGCACACCTCGCCGCGCAGGCGGGGGTGGGCGTCGAGGATCCGGACCTGAATGAGCGCCGCGCGCGCTACGTTCGCGGCATGCTGGAAGACGACGCAGGACGCCGAGGGCAGTCGCCATGA
- a CDS encoding OmpH family outer membrane protein, giving the protein MVRGALVRWSVLALALLVAPTTLAAQQGGSKIGYINARAVLLAVPGYAQAESTYNRELSSFREEVDRMQTALDSAASDFEQKSVMLSATAKTAKRRELEQQRDRMEQRANELRDKAAQREQELLAPIHGRVNTAIEAVRTEGGFAIIFDVSANEGLIVAVDKSLELSQKVIDKVKATP; this is encoded by the coding sequence ATGGTCCGTGGTGCCCTTGTCCGCTGGTCGGTGCTCGCGCTGGCGCTGCTCGTCGCTCCCACCACCCTTGCCGCGCAGCAGGGCGGCTCGAAGATCGGCTACATCAATGCCCGCGCCGTCCTGCTGGCGGTGCCCGGCTACGCCCAGGCGGAGTCGACCTACAACCGCGAGCTGTCCAGCTTCCGCGAGGAAGTGGACCGGATGCAGACCGCCCTCGACTCCGCCGCCTCGGACTTCGAGCAGAAGTCGGTGATGCTCTCGGCCACCGCCAAGACGGCCAAGCGCCGGGAGCTGGAGCAGCAGCGCGACCGGATGGAGCAGCGCGCCAACGAGCTGCGCGACAAGGCGGCCCAGCGCGAACAGGAGCTGCTCGCCCCCATCCACGGCCGGGTCAACACCGCCATCGAGGCGGTGCGGACCGAGGGGGGCTTCGCCATCATCTTCGACGTGAGCGCCAACGAGGGGCTCATCGTGGCGGTGGACAAGTCCCTGGAGCTGAGCCAGAAGGTCATCGACAAGGTCAAGGCGACGCCCTGA
- the lpxD gene encoding UDP-3-O-(3-hydroxymyristoyl)glucosamine N-acyltransferase — protein sequence MTPPAVPGRLTARAVADLVGGRLEGDGSLPLHQLAPLDRAGPDALSFLLTSRYLGAFRRSRAGAVLLAATFAGEAEGPATRIVVDDLPAALTRVAGALAPGPSVAEGVHPNAVVAPDARLGVGTSVGPGAVLESGVVLGVGCTIGAGAFLGAGVVVGDHAEIGPNAVCYAGARLGHRVVLKAGAVVGGPGFGYLRGPAGHQRIPHLGGCILEDEVEIGSGSCVDRGNFEDTVIGRGTKLDNLVQVGHNVRIGARCLIMATTGIAGSCRIGDDVVIAGGVGVADHVVIGDGAVIGAKSVVFGPGRVAPGAVVSGYPARPHRAFLRAQAALYQLAPLADRLAALAEARGGASAPDHPAAG from the coding sequence CTGACGCCCCCCGCCGTCCCCGGCCGCCTGACGGCCCGGGCGGTCGCCGATCTGGTCGGCGGCCGCCTGGAGGGCGACGGGAGCCTCCCGCTCCACCAGCTGGCCCCGCTCGACCGGGCGGGGCCCGACGCCCTGAGTTTCCTCCTCACATCGCGTTACCTCGGGGCCTTCCGGCGGAGCCGCGCGGGCGCGGTCCTGCTGGCCGCGACATTCGCCGGCGAGGCTGAAGGGCCCGCCACCCGGATCGTCGTGGACGACCTCCCGGCGGCGCTGACCCGGGTCGCGGGGGCGTTGGCGCCCGGTCCGAGCGTAGCGGAAGGGGTGCACCCCAACGCGGTCGTCGCGCCCGATGCGCGCCTCGGGGTCGGCACCTCAGTCGGGCCCGGGGCGGTGCTGGAGTCGGGTGTGGTTCTGGGTGTCGGGTGCACCATCGGCGCCGGTGCGTTCCTGGGTGCGGGGGTGGTGGTCGGCGACCACGCCGAGATCGGCCCCAACGCCGTCTGCTACGCCGGGGCGCGCCTGGGACACCGGGTGGTGCTCAAGGCCGGCGCGGTGGTCGGGGGCCCGGGCTTCGGCTACCTGCGGGGCCCCGCGGGGCACCAGCGGATCCCCCACCTCGGCGGCTGTATCCTGGAAGACGAGGTGGAGATCGGCTCCGGCAGCTGTGTGGACCGGGGTAACTTCGAGGACACGGTGATCGGCCGGGGCACCAAGCTCGACAACCTGGTGCAGGTCGGGCACAACGTCCGGATCGGCGCCCGGTGCCTGATCATGGCCACCACCGGGATCGCAGGCAGCTGCCGGATCGGCGACGACGTGGTAATCGCTGGCGGGGTGGGGGTGGCGGACCACGTGGTCATCGGGGACGGGGCGGTCATCGGCGCCAAGAGCGTCGTCTTCGGCCCCGGCCGGGTGGCCCCCGGTGCCGTGGTGTCCGGGTACCCCGCGCGGCCGCACCGGGCCTTTCTCCGGGCGCAGGCCGCGCTGTACCAGCTGGCCCCCCTCGCGGACCGGCTTGCGGCCCTCGCCGAGGCCCGGGGAGGGGCCAGTGCGCCGGACCATCCAGCGGCCGGCTGA